The DNA sequence ATGGTATAAGGAGGGGTGGGCAATGTGATGAATTTGCTCATATCCTAATTTTTACGTTGTGGCATTATCCAGCCTACGGTTATTGAGAATGGTGCAAGATATCATTTATGATAATTTCTACTCAACGAGTAATTTATTGTCTAAATCCAACATGCGATCGCCCAATTAACCCACTTGGAGAACGCATTTGTAGTAATTGTCAAACTCCTTTAGTTCACCGTTACCTCTGGGCGACTGGTAATTTTGGCGCTAACATCTCCCCAGAAACGCAAGTTGCAGAAAGATATGAGGTTATTCAACCGCAAATCTGGCTAGATACGCAACCAGGACTACCACCAGAAACATTACAAGATTTACCTCAAGTAATTATTCCTTATTTAAAACTGTATCAACAGCATTTACATCTGCCCCAAGTTTATGGCTTTGTTCCGGCTGAGGAAGATGCAGAAGATATTCTGTTGTTAGAAAATGCGCCTATAGATGCAACAGGTAACTTATACCCCAGCATCACTGATGGTTGGGAACAAGCCACCGCCGTCAGACAAGTTTATTGGTTATGGCAAATTCTCCAACTTTGGCAACCTTTAGCAGAACAAGGCGTTGAGCAAAGTTTACTGATTCCCCATAACTTGCGCGTTCAAGGCTGGTGTGTGCGTCTTGTAGAACTTTATCCAGCCCAAAGCGAAAAACCCAGCTTACGTGATTTAGCTCAATCTTGGCAACCTTGGATAGCATTGGCACAGCCACAAGTAGCGGAATCATTACAAAATATAGTTGAGCAGATGTGCGATCGCACAGTCAATCTAGAAAATATCACTAGTCAACTGAATACGCTCTTACTTTCAGCCGCCGGCGAACTACCACTCAGCCTGCAAGTAGCCGGCACAACCGATATCGGCACAGAACCCACCCAAAACGAAGACACTTGCTACCCCAACACCAATGAACCCTATGACCCCCTCATCCCGCGCTTATCAATGGTTTGTGATGGGATTGGTGGGCATCAAGGTGGTGAAGTAGCCAGCCAAATGGCGGTACAATCTTTAAAATTGCAAATCCGTGCCTTATTAACAGAAGTCAGCGAACAAATTGAACCTGTAGCACCCAAACTATTGCAAGAACAGCTAGAAGCCAGCTTGCGGGTAGTGAATAATTTAATTTGTTCCCGGAACGATGAACAAAAACGCCAAGGTAGAGAACGTATGGCGACAACCTTGGTGATGGCACTGCAATTACCCCAACCAATAGTAACAATTTCAGGATGGCGATCGGACAATGCCCATGAACTTTACTTAGCCAACATTGGTGATAGTCGCGCTTACTGGATAACTCGTAATTACTGTCAATTACTCACAGTCGATGATGATGTGGCTTGGCGAGAAGTCCGCTACGGGAGGAGTTTGTATCGACAAGCACTCCAGAGATTAGATGCAACCGCTTTGACTCAAGCATTGGGTACAAAAGAAGCAGACTTTTTGCGAGTAACAATTCAAAGATTCATCATCGATGAAGAAGGTTTATTACTACTGTGTTCTGATGGTTTAAGTGATAATGATTGGGTAGAACACGCTTGGCAAGATTTTGCCATACCTGTATTATCTGGTGAACTTTCCCTGACAGAAGCTGTAGAAAATTTAATTCATCTTGCCAATCAAAAAAATGGTCATGATAATACATCAGTGGTTCTCACCCTTTGCCGACTTGCTAAAGAATACTTAGTACCAGTCACTTCATCATCGCCACAAGTGGAAGTAGAGATTGTTGAAACAGAAATTCCCGAACTAGACGAACCCGAACCAACTTTAACAGAAAGTTCCCAAGCCTTATTAGACTTAGACTTGACAGCAGAACCAATACCTGAACCAATTCCCACACCAGTCAAGAAACCTCGTCGGCGGAAAAAGCCTCCTGTAGCAAAGGGAAGATTATTAGCCTTGTTGGTAGTTGGCGGTACAACTCTGGGATTATTACTTTTTTGGTTACTCAGTCCCCAGACATTCCAGCAAGCTTGTCAAAAATTACCCCAACCAATGCAGTCAATTTGTCCACAAAAGAAGTAAGCAAAACCTTGACAGCGTTTATTGATGAAGATGCAACTTATCAGTAGTTGTAGAGACGTTGTATACAACGTCTCTACAACTAGGTATCAATGTCAACAACTCGCCTTTGTGCCTAAATCCTATAACTGCCAAACACAGCATATAGGAACGAAATAGCCATTTGATGTAGAATTGGAACTGTTGTTAAAGCGCACAGAAAAGGTAAAACAGGACTTTTATAGCCTGTTAGCTGAAAAATCCTCAAAAAAGTGCTTTTGAGACACCCGTAAGCGTGGACAAGTGCAATGAGGAAAAAAGCAGTGAGACATTTGTCGCTGGTTAACTATGAGCCAAGCCTGCACTGTCAGGCTTTGTTTGTATCAAAGTTGCAAACGCTGTATTTGATGTGTTTGTCTCGATGAGAGATGAAAAATAACTGTTTTAGACAGTTGGTTTTTCACTCAGCAAGTTCGATGAGGGATGGCTGTGGAGATGCTTGTGGAACCGCAAAAGCTAGGTGTAAATTCTCTTATGAAAGTTGGCGATCGCGTCCGTGTTGTAAAATCAGTGGTAGTTTACCATCACCCTGAACATCGCTCTCAAGCTTTTGACCTTGAAGGCTCAGAAGGCGATGTTGTAGATATTGTGACTCAATGGCAAGGTAGACCTGTTAGTGCTAACTTGCCAATATTAGTTCAGTTTAATAAAAAGTTTAAAGCCCACTTGCGCGAAAATGAGTTAGAAATCATCTAAATTACTCAAAAGCGGCGAAGGAACCACCGAAAAATGTTGAGTTCGCCGCGCATTTTTTTGAGTTCTTGACGGTGATTTTCTGCCGTAGCGTTATACCATTCACAATAACGCTGAAACTCTAAGCGTTGCTGAACTTCGTAATAAAATTCATGGGTGGTTTGGTAAGTACTAAAATTTTCTGCAACTCCCGGTTGCGGAGCAGGAATAATATGAGGTAATTCTTGGGGCATGGTTTGTATGATAAGTTTAGAAGTTCTGAGATGATTAGGTGATATTTTGAGAAAAACTAATTTTCTTTGAACAGTGCAGCCAGGATAATTCTAATTATTACTTCTAATTCTTCAGTAACTCGGTAAAGATTGATTGCTTGTTCGATAATTTGTGGCTTTCGATATAGAATGCCAAATTGCCAAATATTACCTGTTGTTACCGCTCCTAATATTTCTGTTTGATTGGAATCTAGCCATCGGTCAAGGGCAATCATTTCAGTGGCTAATTGGGTAAAGCCTTTATTTATATCTGCTTGTTTAGCTTCAATTACAATGACATTAGATTGGTTTCGTAGATAATAATCTAAGTTACCTTGCAGTTGGTTATTAACTTTAATATTGTACTCAATTTTTAATTTAGCATGGGAATAGTGAATTAACTCAATTACAACTGGTGCAATCAGGATTTCTCGGCGTGTAGCTTCATTTTCTAAATCTATATATGGTAGAATTTCTTCAAGACGCTGCTTTAGTTCTGCGACTCTATCTAATGTCCCAGAATACTGCGGTAAATTAAGAAATTTCCGCTCAAAAGTATAACCAAATTCTGTGACTAAATCATCAACTGCAAACCCTAATTCAAAATAATTGCTAAATGTATAAGAGCGATTTGGATCTAACAATGTTGGGTGACTCATACCAATTTTAGATTTTAGATTAAAAGCTTGATGAATCAGTAAGATTACTATTAACGACTTATTTACAGGATATTTCAAGTCAGAGTATTACATCATTTAAGCCGCAAATCTATGTTAGAGACTAAATTCTGACTTCTGTATTCTGCTATAGGACTCATATTTGATTTGGGAAAAAAATCAGTACACTCAGATCAGGCTTCTTTCCTACTCCCAACTCCCTATTCCCTACTTACACAAATAAATTCAGAAATCAAACCGGATTCCTATAGATGCTAACAGGACTTACGTAAGTGTCACAATTGGTGGTTGGTGCGTGACGCTATAAATCTGATGACTACGTTCAAATCTTCTCGTTGCGTCACACACCCTACAGAAAAAATATGCCAGTTGCGTAAGTCATAGCTACAGCCAACCACGTAAGCGATAGATAAAACTACCAATATATTCTTTCAAAGCACTGGTAAATTGATGTAAGTTATCGGTGTCGGGTAGTAAATTTAGCAAGGCGGCTTTAGGTGTGTTAACCAGTTCTTGCAGTTCGCCTTGAGTTACCAGAAAGTCAGTTGGTGCGGGGATAGCGTCAATACCTTGACGTTGGAAAATTTTAAGCGATCGCGGCATGTGCATAGCTGAAGTGACTAATAATATTTTTTTGATACTCCGAGATTGTAAAATTTGTTTGACATTTACAGCATTTTGATAAGTGTTAAGAGAATTTGGTTCCTCAATGATTGCTTGTGTTGGAATGCCAAGAGATGTCAAAATACTGGCCATATCTGTTGATTCTGGTTGACCGCTACCACGCCAATCAATCCGACCACCACTGAGAATAATCAAAGGCGCTTTTTTTTGCCGATATAACTGTGCTGCATAAATTACCCGATCGCCTGATTCACTTAAATCAACTGCTGGTCTTGGGAAAGAAGCTGATTTAGTCGCACCACCTAAAACAACGATTGCTTCTGCATTTGGCATTTGCTGAGACGGTATATTTTGCCATTCTAGCGATCGCACCAGTGCCTTAGCTACCCAAGCATTACTACAGAATAGCAATAAAACTAACCCCAAGGCGATCGCACCTGTCGCTATACGCGGTTGTTTCCTGATGGTAATCAAAGCTACTACCAAACTCATACTCGCCAATCCCAAAGGATAAAAGAACAGTGGTAGCAACTTAGAAAGGTATAAAAACATATAGGTTTTAAAGGCTATAGGTGATAGGTTATAGGTTACAGGTGATAGAAAATTTATAGTTCTATTTTTCTTTTTATACCCCTAAACCCTTACACCCTCACTTCCCTACACCCCTAAACTCATAAATAAAAAGCGATCGCAGTTCCGTGGTAGCGATCGCTTTAATATATAGCCTATAAAACCCTGAACAAAGTAATCGATTACTAAAATTGTATTTTTGCAAGTGGCATTATGCCTGCTGGGTGAACCCCCTGATGGGTCAGACCCCTCATTACCTTTTTAGGACTTACAAAAATCAAGGGTGTAGGGGTGTATGTATCTAAAACCCTTACGCCACACACCCTTACACCCTTACACCCAATCTTCATAGACAATCTTGGTGCGTAAGTCCTGACACTGTTACTGTCACCTATTACCTGTCACCTGCTATATCTAAAACCCTTTCACCGTTCGGCTGACGCTCACGGCGAAGCCCCTACACCCAATCTCCAAAGACAATCTTTATGCGTCAGTTCTGTATGATTCACAGGCGAATTAAAAAACTATCCCGTAAGTGAAAATCAGCTTCAGCACCTTTATGCGCTAACGCCCAATAGGACACCTGATGATTTTTTTGTTTAACCACAGTCGTGATTGCTACGTCAATGTCTTGGTTGGATGCCACAATCTTAACCAAGTCTACATCTAAATTCAGGGTAAAAATCTCAGCTTGACGGTCAATATTGAATGGTAGAGTTGTCCAAGCCGTTTCCACCTCCATTCCTTGGCGATAACCTGTAAAACGATACACATTCCAGTGTTTAGCTGGGGAAAGGTTAAATTCCCAATAGCATTCTGAGTCTTTGATTCCTACAAAAAACTCAAAACAGGTATCTTCCCAGAGTCCATCTTTGCGGGTGGGAGTATCTGACGGTGGCGCAATCATGATATCTGTTAAATTCCCGATTAAGCTGTAGCTAATCATGAGTTGATGATCGTTACGGGCTATATTACCGATGATTTGGACATCTGGTAGCAAATTGTCAGATTTAAAAGGTTGCAAAGTAAATTTTTGCGCGTTCATTTCATCGGAATCTCCGGGAAACCGCATCCCCTTGTGGGCGCGGAGGGATAGGAGCGTCGATTGAGCGGGGTTCAATGCCCCCGAAATCGACACACAATCTTTGCAACTCACAGATAACCTCACGCCTAGATGAAGATACAATGTGTGTATGCAAAGAACGATTCGCATCCAACTTCAACCCGACATCGAAACTGATTCGGTGCTGTCTCAAACGATTGAGCAATACACCTGGTCGTTCAATGCGGTGTGTCAGCATGGATGGGAAAACGACTTGGCAAATGGCGTAGAACTGCACAAAGCAACCTACTACGACCATCGCGCCATTACTGGCTTGCCTTCTCAGTTTGTCTGTGCCGCTAGGGTCAAAGCAACCGAGGCTTTGAAATCGGCTAAGAGCCTGAAGAAGAAGGGCAAAACAGTTAGCTGTCCAACCTCGAAACGTTGCCCCATTCAGTACGATGCCAGGTCTTACACAGTCTGGTTCGACCGCAAAGAGTTGACGATACTCAGCATCAACAGACGGGTAAAACTGCCCTTTGAAATAGCTGAATACTATCGGCAATACCTGAACTGGAAAAACACCAGTGCAGACTTGTTGCAAGACCGCAAAGGGCGATGGTGGCTGCACGTTGTCATGGAGATTAAAACCCCTGAAACCATTACAACAGATGAGGTTGTCGGTGTGGATTTGGGTATCGCTTCTCCTGCGGTTGATAGCAGAGGGAGTAAGTACGGCTCCGACCATTGGAAAGGAGTAGAAGATAGAACGTTTGAGTTGCGCCGTAAACTGCAATCTAAAGGCACGAAATCTGCCAAGCGACATCTGAAAAAGTTGTCGGGCAGACAGAGACGTTTCAGAAAAGACTGTGACCATTTGCTGAGTAAGCGTTTGGCTCGGTCTGTTCAGTCTGGTGCAACATTGGTTTTTGAAGACCTCACAAACATTCGCGGTAGAGCCAAGATGAGGAAGGCTCAACGCCGCAGACTGCATGGATGGAGCTTTCACCAATTCCAGGCATTTGTCACCTACAAAGCCGAAGCTAGAGGCGTGAATGTGGGTTTTGTTGACCCGCGCTACACCTCTCAGAAATGCAGCCAGTGTGGACACATTGAGCGAGGGAATCGCCCGTCTCAGGCTGAATTTCGGTGTAAGAAGTGTGGGTACGAGTGCCATGGGGATTACAATGCTGCGGTGAATATTCGTGAGGATTTTCTCAAACTCAGGGCTGCGGTCAATCAGCCTATTGTGGTCTGCCCAGAAATGGGAACTTGAATCACAAGCCCCATCCCCTTGTGGGTGGGGTTGTTGACATCCTGAATAATCTGGCGAATTTGGGTTTCTTGGGATTCTATACTTTCGGTTAGCTTAAACTGCACGATCGCCCTTGCTAAATTATGTTCTGGATGTTTGACTTTAAAATAAACATTTCCAGCTAAGTAATCGGTAAAAAACCGCAATCCTAATTCAAAGGCAATCAACCGAATGCCATCATACATATAGGCGTAATCATTTTCTGTCAAAAACGCCTTAGCTACCGCCAGATAACCTTGTAAAATTCCCGCACATAAATCAGTATTAAAATACACACTATCCCAATCTTCGGTTTCTTCGCCAGCCGGATTGCAACCAGAGCGCAAACAGTCACCAATATCGTAATGTATGAGTCCTGGCTTGACAGTATCCAAGTCAATTACACTGACAGCTTTTTGAGTAACAGTATCAAATAAGACGTTATTAATTTTAGGATCGCCGTGCATCAAGCGTAATGGTAGTAGACCTTGAGCTTTAGCATTTTCTAGGATATGGGCAAAACTGGTGCGATCGCTCACAAACTGCAAACAGTAATTAACCTCTGGTGATGATTTGGGACTAGTTTTGGCTAAAACTTCTTGATAATGACCAAGGTAAAGCGGTGTAATGTGGAAACCTGCAAGTGTATCGGCTAACTTTTCTGGTGGTAAATCACTAATCAAATTATGAAACATCCCCAAGCCATAGCCAATTTCCTGGGCATATTCGATATTAGGCATCGTATCAAAAGACTGTGAGTCTTGAATAAAGCTAATTGCTCGCCAAAAATCACCCTCAGCATTAATGTAATAATCTTGAGCATCCTGAGTTGACAACACCCGTGGTACTTCCCAGCGACGGTTGAGGGGTGTGGATTGCAAACGCTGATAAACATGATCGCTAAAAATCCGCATATTCTGCATAATCAGTTGCGGCTGGCGAAATACTTGAGTGTTGATGCGTTGTAAAACAAAATGTTCTGGGGTTGCGCCATCGAGAGTCACTAAAAAAGTGTCATTAATATTCCCACTGCCAAATGCTGTGACACTCTTAACCTTACCTTGAAGTACAAACTGCTCGGCAATGCCAACTAACTTCTCAACGCTTTGCTGACTGATAACTGTTGCCATATTGATTTTTGACTACTCCCCACGCAAATGCACAAAAGCAATAGCAGACATGGTAACTCAAGTGTTGGTTTCAGGATATATAAATGTGTTGCGAGGATGGCAAACAGTCAGAAACTGTCTGAGAAACCGACACCTATCTCATATAGGAACTCAGTACAACCGCCAGCCACAGCAATTAGAACCAAGCAGTATTAAGCTTTAGGAACTTTTAACATGATCTTGAGTCTAACGAACTGGACAGAAAACTTTACGTAAAATTCCGCAATTGTCACCAGGACAATTGAATACTTATCATGTCATCTTTAACTAGAAAATCAGTAAGTGGTAGTTTTGAGTAAAAATTTCCACTGCTGCTATAAGGCGATCGCTTATATATATTTCCTTTGTTCCTCGTTATGGCAGAAAAACACACCAAGATTAAATTTCCTCTTTGGCAATATCTCAACCAGCCCTTATTTAGCCGTGATCATCAACTAGAATTAAATCCCCAACGCTTTGCTCATAGCTGGCGGATTGATTTGCTCAAACGATGCTGGCACAGAGAATGCGATGCTAAAGGGCCTCAACAATCATAAGTTTAAATATTAAGTAAATATTTAGAGCCGAGATATTTACTACAACTATCAATGCTTGGCAAGTTATCAATATTACAGAAGTTTACATCTGTAGGTTTTATTTAGATATATCTACTTTTGTCAACAATCTATTAATTTTTGTAGGGTGCGTTAACACTGTTAGCGCACCCTATTCGCTGACTAGCCTCTTCGGGGCGGGGTGTGGGGAGAGAGGGGAGTGTGGGGAGTGTGGGGAGCTTTCAAGGGCAGGTTTTTAAACCTTCGATAAATAGTTGAGAATATTCTCAATTATGAAACGTAGTTTTAACTGTTCAGACAATAATTTTGGTTTTAAAAGCCCAAAAATTTGTCTAATAAAAAAAGCCTGCCCTTGAAAGAGTGTGGGGAGTGGGGGAAGTGTGGGGAGTGTGGGGAGTGTGGGGAGTGGGGGAAGTGTGGGGAGTGGGGGAAGTGTGGGAAGTGTGGGAAGTGTGGGGAGTGTGGGGGGAAAGATTTCTTCACCATCCTCCCAAACCTCCCACACCTCCAACCCCTCCCACCTGTTCCCTATGAGGATTGCTATATTGTCATCATTAAGATTAAGTAGTATTGCAAATTCACAGCGTTTTGTAGACAACATCATGACCACAACAGCAGTAAATCCTTATCTTGATGGCAATTTTGCGCCAATTTCCGCAGAAATTACGGCAGAAAACCTGCAAGTAATTGGGGAACTCCCACCAGAACTATCAGGGATGTTTGTGCGGAATGGCCCTAACCCGCAATATTCACCTATTGGTCAGTATCATTGGTTTGATGGTGACGGGATGCTGCACGGTGTCAGAATTAGTGGCGGTAAGGCGGTTTATCGCAACCGTTATGTGCAGACGCAAAAATGGGAAACAGAACATGAAGCGGGTAAAGCAGTCTTGACTGGGTTGTTAGAACCACCACAAACAGATGCGCCACCAATATCGAGAAATACCGCCAATACCGCCTTAGTTTGGCATGGTGGTCAGTTATTAGCAGTGTGGGAAGCTGGTGCGCCTCATACAATTCAAGTACCTGAGTTAAAGACAATTGGCGAACACACCTATAATGGCAAACTTGTTTCTCCGTTTACGGCACACCCAAAGGTAGATCCAATTACGGGTGAAATGGTGTTTTTTGGCTATTCATTTACGCCGCCATATTTGCAGTACGGCATAGTTTCCGCTACCGGGGAGTTGTTATTCACTGTACCGATTGAAATTCCTGAACCTGTGATGATGCACGACTTTGCCATTACAGAAGACTATACAATTTTCATGGATTTACCCTTGACCTTCAACCCAGCAAGGATACAGCAGGGAAAACCAATGATCATGTTTGAGTGCGATCGCCCCAGTCGTTTTGGCATTCTCCCACGTCACGGTGATAACAGCAAGATTCAATGGTTTGAAAGTCCTGCTTGCTACGTGTTTCATACCCTCAACGCCTATCAACAAGGTGATGAAGTCGTATTAATAGCCTGTCGGATGAGTTCTACTTCTGTGTTGGGTGTTAATGGCGTTGATGATCCTGATGGGAATATTCCCCGACTCCATCAATGGCGGTTTAACCTCAAGACTGGGGCTGTGTCTGAATCCAGATTAGATGACACAGCTGGGGAATTTCCCCGCGTCAACGAAAACTTCTTAGGACGACAAACTCGCTATGGCTACGTGAATAAAAGCGCACCTACGCCTGTACCTTTGTTCGACGGGGTAATTAAATACGATTTTGATCATGGTACATCCCAAATTCGTGAATTTGGGCAAGGGCGTTATGGTGGTGAGTCTATATTTGCACCACGTCCTCACGCCACAGCTGAAGATGATGGCTGGTTAATGACTTTTGTTCACGATGAAACAGCCAATACTTCTGAATTATTGGTGATGAATGCTCAAGATATTACTGGTGAACCTGTAGCGCGAGTGTTAATTCCCCAACGTGTACCTTATGGGTTTCATGCTGCTTGGGTGACTGAGAAACAGTTGCAAGGGTTTTAGTTAGTTGGGCGAGATCCCTGACTTCTCCAAAGAAGTCGGGGATCTGACTATTCTTACTTATGAAATTAAATTTATCTAGGACTTACGCAAAAACCTCTCAAACTCCTATTTCTCCGTGAACTCTGCGTCTCTGTGGTACCCTGCGGGAAGCCGCTTGCGCGTCTACGATTTCCCGGAGCCTGTGCGTAAGTCTTGTTATCTCGTCTAAACCTCAAAATAATAGTATGTGGTTAGCTTGGCTGTGATGTATGAATAATTGTTCTTTAACAATCAAAGAACTAACGGAAGCGGTTGGCGGTGGCATTACGCCGCGTATGGTACGACATTACCATCAATTAGGTTTGTTGCCGCAACCAGTCAGATCGCCGAGTAATTATCGTCTTTACACAGAACAAGATGTCATCAGGCTGCAAAGAATTGTGGCGCTGAAGCAACAAGGGTTCCAACTCAACCACATCCGCCACATTTTAGAGATGGAACCAGAAACCGAAACTTTGACAGCGCAATTACAAAAACAGTATCAGGCAATTATGCAGCAAATTGCCCAATTGCGACAAACCGCCTCAGCCTTAGAAGGATTATTAGGACGCGATCGCCATTGTCAAATTATGCAGGCGGAAGTCTTAGCCCAGCTAAAATTGTTAGAAGTCGAAACCCACATAGGATTAGGCGGGTTAGAAAAACTGTGGAATGGTTTAGATGCCCAAGTACACACCCACTCAGAAGCATTTGCCGAATCTCTACAACATTTATTACCTGATTTATCTGACCGTTCGGAAATTGAACAACATCTGATTTCGCAATTGGTTTTAGCCTGTGGTGATGTGAGTTTAGCATCTTTTGTGAGAGTCAGTGCCGGAGCGATCGCGGCTAGTCGTCACGCCTTATCAGCCAGTTGCGAGATTTTTGTGGATATTCCTACCGTTGCCGCCGCTTTAGATCAAACAAGATTAGCTCATTTAGGCTGTCGTGTCACAACTTTAATTAATAACACCCACATCACCACCGCCACAGAAGCCGAACAGGAATTTTGGCAACATCAAGAATGGCAAGAAAAATTATTACAAGTCTCCCAGGGTAGCATTTTAGTCATTGGTTATGCACCCTCTGTATTGTTAGCCGCCTGCACCGCCATTAAAGCACAAAAAATTCAACCCGCCCTCATCATCGGAATGCCCATCGGCTTTAGCCATGCACCCGCCGCCAAACGCCAAATTATGCAACAAGCAATTCCTACCATCACCACAGAAGGCACTTTGGGCGGTGGTTTACTAGCAGCCAC is a window from the Aulosira sp. FACHB-615 genome containing:
- a CDS encoding carotenoid oxygenase family protein translates to MTTTAVNPYLDGNFAPISAEITAENLQVIGELPPELSGMFVRNGPNPQYSPIGQYHWFDGDGMLHGVRISGGKAVYRNRYVQTQKWETEHEAGKAVLTGLLEPPQTDAPPISRNTANTALVWHGGQLLAVWEAGAPHTIQVPELKTIGEHTYNGKLVSPFTAHPKVDPITGEMVFFGYSFTPPYLQYGIVSATGELLFTVPIEIPEPVMMHDFAITEDYTIFMDLPLTFNPARIQQGKPMIMFECDRPSRFGILPRHGDNSKIQWFESPACYVFHTLNAYQQGDEVVLIACRMSSTSVLGVNGVDDPDGNIPRLHQWRFNLKTGAVSESRLDDTAGEFPRVNENFLGRQTRYGYVNKSAPTPVPLFDGVIKYDFDHGTSQIREFGQGRYGGESIFAPRPHATAEDDGWLMTFVHDETANTSELLVMNAQDITGEPVARVLIPQRVPYGFHAAWVTEKQLQGF
- a CDS encoding ferredoxin-thioredoxin reductase variable chain, which produces MAVEMLVEPQKLGVNSLMKVGDRVRVVKSVVVYHHPEHRSQAFDLEGSEGDVVDIVTQWQGRPVSANLPILVQFNKKFKAHLRENELEII
- a CDS encoding protein phosphatase 2C domain-containing protein; protein product: MISTQRVIYCLNPTCDRPINPLGERICSNCQTPLVHRYLWATGNFGANISPETQVAERYEVIQPQIWLDTQPGLPPETLQDLPQVIIPYLKLYQQHLHLPQVYGFVPAEEDAEDILLLENAPIDATGNLYPSITDGWEQATAVRQVYWLWQILQLWQPLAEQGVEQSLLIPHNLRVQGWCVRLVELYPAQSEKPSLRDLAQSWQPWIALAQPQVAESLQNIVEQMCDRTVNLENITSQLNTLLLSAAGELPLSLQVAGTTDIGTEPTQNEDTCYPNTNEPYDPLIPRLSMVCDGIGGHQGGEVASQMAVQSLKLQIRALLTEVSEQIEPVAPKLLQEQLEASLRVVNNLICSRNDEQKRQGRERMATTLVMALQLPQPIVTISGWRSDNAHELYLANIGDSRAYWITRNYCQLLTVDDDVAWREVRYGRSLYRQALQRLDATALTQALGTKEADFLRVTIQRFIIDEEGLLLLCSDGLSDNDWVEHAWQDFAIPVLSGELSLTEAVENLIHLANQKNGHDNTSVVLTLCRLAKEYLVPVTSSSPQVEVEIVETEIPELDEPEPTLTESSQALLDLDLTAEPIPEPIPTPVKKPRRRKKPPVAKGRLLALLVVGGTTLGLLLFWLLSPQTFQQACQKLPQPMQSICPQKK
- a CDS encoding RNA-guided endonuclease TnpB family protein, giving the protein MQRTIRIQLQPDIETDSVLSQTIEQYTWSFNAVCQHGWENDLANGVELHKATYYDHRAITGLPSQFVCAARVKATEALKSAKSLKKKGKTVSCPTSKRCPIQYDARSYTVWFDRKELTILSINRRVKLPFEIAEYYRQYLNWKNTSADLLQDRKGRWWLHVVMEIKTPETITTDEVVGVDLGIASPAVDSRGSKYGSDHWKGVEDRTFELRRKLQSKGTKSAKRHLKKLSGRQRRFRKDCDHLLSKRLARSVQSGATLVFEDLTNIRGRAKMRKAQRRRLHGWSFHQFQAFVTYKAEARGVNVGFVDPRYTSQKCSQCGHIERGNRPSQAEFRCKKCGYECHGDYNAAVNIREDFLKLRAAVNQPIVVCPEMGT
- a CDS encoding YdcF family protein — protein: MFLYLSKLLPLFFYPLGLASMSLVVALITIRKQPRIATGAIALGLVLLLFCSNAWVAKALVRSLEWQNIPSQQMPNAEAIVVLGGATKSASFPRPAVDLSESGDRVIYAAQLYRQKKAPLIILSGGRIDWRGSGQPESTDMASILTSLGIPTQAIIEEPNSLNTYQNAVNVKQILQSRSIKKILLVTSAMHMPRSLKIFQRQGIDAIPAPTDFLVTQGELQELVNTPKAALLNLLPDTDNLHQFTSALKEYIGSFIYRLRGWL
- a CDS encoding DOMON-like domain-containing protein, with the protein product MNAQKFTLQPFKSDNLLPDVQIIGNIARNDHQLMISYSLIGNLTDIMIAPPSDTPTRKDGLWEDTCFEFFVGIKDSECYWEFNLSPAKHWNVYRFTGYRQGMEVETAWTTLPFNIDRQAEIFTLNLDVDLVKIVASNQDIDVAITTVVKQKNHQVSYWALAHKGAEADFHLRDSFLIRL
- a CDS encoding phosphotransferase enzyme family protein, encoding MATVISQQSVEKLVGIAEQFVLQGKVKSVTAFGSGNINDTFLVTLDGATPEHFVLQRINTQVFRQPQLIMQNMRIFSDHVYQRLQSTPLNRRWEVPRVLSTQDAQDYYINAEGDFWRAISFIQDSQSFDTMPNIEYAQEIGYGLGMFHNLISDLPPEKLADTLAGFHITPLYLGHYQEVLAKTSPKSSPEVNYCLQFVSDRTSFAHILENAKAQGLLPLRLMHGDPKINNVLFDTVTQKAVSVIDLDTVKPGLIHYDIGDCLRSGCNPAGEETEDWDSVYFNTDLCAGILQGYLAVAKAFLTENDYAYMYDGIRLIAFELGLRFFTDYLAGNVYFKVKHPEHNLARAIVQFKLTESIESQETQIRQIIQDVNNPTHKGMGLVIQVPISGQTTIG
- a CDS encoding precorrin-8X methylmutase is translated as MNNCSLTIKELTEAVGGGITPRMVRHYHQLGLLPQPVRSPSNYRLYTEQDVIRLQRIVALKQQGFQLNHIRHILEMEPETETLTAQLQKQYQAIMQQIAQLRQTASALEGLLGRDRHCQIMQAEVLAQLKLLEVETHIGLGGLEKLWNGLDAQVHTHSEAFAESLQHLLPDLSDRSEIEQHLISQLVLACGDVSLASFVRVSAGAIAASRHALSASCEIFVDIPTVAAALDQTRLAHLGCRVTTLINNTHITTATEAEQEFWQHQEWQEKLLQVSQGSILVIGYAPSVLLAACTAIKAQKIQPALIIGMPIGFSHAPAAKRQIMQQAIPTITTEGTLGGGLLAATALNALVESLIEKPNCHCYLSGNGE